The DNA region TACAGTCACCTTGTTGTTAGAGTCAAGTTCTTTGTGTGTCAGCTCAAGACGAATCATGCTGGAGaggaataaaaaattaaaagttaaaacccATTACCTTCTAACATTCACCTGGAGCCAGAACAGCAGGAGTTTTACTCACTATGTCTCCACCAGCTTGGAGCAGTTTATGTTCTTATCGCCCTTGTCGCTTCTGCGAACACCAGCGCTGTTGACGCACCAGCACTCCTCTGTGTTGTTGCACTGCTTGGCCCTGAATTTACCATCACCCTCACAGTCTGGGTCGTAGATACCGTCGTTGTCCATAATGGCGTCTTCATGTGGCTTTCCACCGATGCTTTGACGGACGTCTTGACCCATTCTTCTTCTGTACATCTCAGCCTTCATCAAAAAGCACTTTGAGACCACTAAAGGTGggcaatgaaaaaaataaatgaatagaaaaaaacatgagaacagAGCCACCCACATGCAGCACGCATGTGTCACAACATGTATAGTTTACTCACATTTGTCACAGTTGATGGATGGTCTGTCATTATCACCAAGGGTGATTTTGCATGTACATGCGGGTTCATTACCCTCACAGCTGACCCATTTCATTGTTCTACATTGATTACCTGAGCaaagaaacaagacaaatttGTATTTAATCAGGTGAACACCACAGCCTGCACTTATTGCACCCctgttatttggaaaataactAGTCGGTAGGACCAACAGGTACTCTGGCAGGTTTATTTAACACCTGGGCGTTGGTTTCCGCAAACTGACAAAGTCGCTAGAGAGAGGTGGAGCTCCCATCCCCCACCTCTATAGATCTGAACGTTTTCAATAGTTTccatacattaaaaaacataaaataacaccaaatgtaaaattaaataatattaacaaaagAAGAGATTACATAAGTGTTGTTAAACCTAATCAGTTCGCGGTACTTACAGACAGATTCAACTGTTTGCAAAGCTGCAAAGACAGCCAGAGCCAGGAGGATGAAACCCTTCATAGTGATCGTTTCCAAAAGAATAAACTTCCTTCTcctttacaaaaaagtaaaaagcgTCTCTCGAAGCGTCCGTCGTCCGCAGAGGTCAGACAAAGAATGAAGAAGGCGCTCAACAATACTTCCTTTTTCCTCCTGACGCAGGTGTGTCTACCGGCCGAACCTGTTTGGAGAGAAACTTCACCGGGAGCGCGCACGCACAAAAGAGCAAAGTCACGAGCACGGCTCAGGTGTGGCAACGAGCACAGTTCCCGCTGATTGTAATCCGTGGAGTTTGTTGTCGCCCTCAACTAACAAAAACACTCGCGACAGAGTAGATTTATAAGAAAAGCCGCGCTTTACGTCATTCTAATTTGCATAAGCGTTGAAGGCGAGGGGAGGAGGGAGTGGGCGAAACAGGTACGCTCACCTGGTTCCGGTGTGACCATATTTGTTGTCTGTTTCGGTCTTTCTCTCTGTTGACATATTTTCTGCTTTCGGCTGGTAAACATTCCTTATTTTCTTTCGGTCtcagttttgtctttatgtattttagcaacaatttgtaaaatatgtttatatcaAAACAagtaagttaattttaaaacagcatcaaAAGACGTTTCACATTATTTACATAATGTGAGCCAAAGAGCTATTAACCAGTTTTGGTGCCCCACCCACACATGTTTCTTTctcacataaaatgtaaatagaaattattctttatttgtAAGACCTCCAGCAGAGTCGGCTCAAGGCATAAGTGAACCAAGAAGCTGTTCAGAGCCCccaataaacatttgaatttgacCACAGAGCACAGAGTTagcattttaacatttgttaatTGAGAATGTGAATACTATCATATACTGTACTATAAAATTTTATGCCATGAGTTTAGTCTTGGttatctggaacaaactttcagaaaactgccaAAACCAAATTcatttaagtcaatattttaaaaaacccacctgtgtagagttgcctttgattcataataactggaacaatgattaacatatttaatgtgtatttgcttgatcATCTTCGATTGTGACTTTTGACAAGAtgtaatgtttatatatt from Gambusia affinis linkage group LG13, SWU_Gaff_1.0, whole genome shotgun sequence includes:
- the epcam gene encoding epithelial cell adhesion molecule, with product MKGFILLALAVFAALQTVESVCNQCRTMKWVSCEGNEPACTCKITLGDNDRPSINCDKLVSKCFLMKAEMYRRRMGQDVRQSIGGKPHEDAIMDNDGIYDPDCEGDGKFRAKQCNNTEECWCVNSAGVRRSDKGDKNINCSKLVETYMIRLELTHKELDSNNKVTVQALENSVKDLLQTRYQVDRALVKQVQYDPDGRYIVIDIEKEKGERLTNLGNMAYYMEKDLKVSPLFTNQTKVQLNGGSQKLDLNKIVVYYVDEERPTITMQHLTGGIIAVIVVVVLVVVLGLLALFFINRKRQQRYSKTQQRELSNM